One window of the Chryseobacterium sp. CY350 genome contains the following:
- a CDS encoding RluA family pseudouridine synthase yields the protein MTEDNEDYLDEELLDSNNIDIDEENKGLYEHVNITVDGKQEPLRIDKFLLNFRQNSSRNKISQTCRAGNVVVNGNPVKQNYRVKPGDQISLLLAHPPRLNVIIPQDIPINIVYEDDDLVVVDKEPGMVVHPGFGNWDGTLVNALAFHFDKKGEKSDLDRVGLVHRIDKDTSGLLVIAKNEYALSFLAKQFFERKTKRMYWAFVWGNVKDDAGTITGHIGRHPKNRMQMYTYVDGSAGKHAVTHYKVLERFKYMTWVECKLETGRTHQIRAHFKHIGHTLFNDERYEGNIALRGVNMPKYKQFIKNVFEILPRHALHAHTLGFIHPTTKKELYFESPMPQDMADAVKKWRNYLEN from the coding sequence ATGACAGAAGATAACGAAGATTATTTAGACGAAGAATTATTAGATTCTAATAATATTGATATTGATGAGGAAAATAAAGGTCTGTATGAACACGTGAATATCACAGTTGATGGTAAACAGGAACCTTTACGCATTGATAAATTTCTTTTAAATTTCCGTCAGAATTCTTCAAGAAACAAAATTTCGCAGACTTGTAGAGCCGGAAACGTTGTAGTAAACGGTAATCCTGTAAAACAAAATTACCGTGTAAAACCGGGCGATCAGATTTCGTTACTTCTTGCACATCCACCAAGGTTAAATGTAATAATTCCGCAGGATATACCAATCAATATCGTGTACGAAGATGACGATTTGGTTGTGGTAGATAAAGAACCGGGAATGGTTGTGCATCCGGGATTTGGAAACTGGGATGGCACTTTAGTTAATGCTTTAGCTTTCCACTTTGATAAGAAGGGAGAAAAGTCGGATCTGGACAGAGTAGGATTGGTTCACAGAATCGATAAAGATACATCAGGACTTTTAGTGATTGCGAAAAATGAATATGCCCTGAGTTTTCTGGCAAAGCAGTTTTTTGAACGAAAAACCAAAAGAATGTACTGGGCATTTGTCTGGGGTAATGTGAAGGACGATGCAGGTACTATTACAGGTCATATAGGAAGGCATCCCAAAAACCGAATGCAGATGTATACATATGTAGACGGAAGTGCCGGGAAGCATGCTGTTACCCATTACAAAGTTCTGGAAAGATTTAAATATATGACTTGGGTAGAATGTAAATTGGAAACCGGAAGAACGCATCAGATCAGAGCGCACTTCAAACATATAGGCCATACTTTGTTTAATGATGAGCGATATGAAGGAAATATCGCGCTTCGTGGAGTTAATATGCCTAAGTACAAGCAGTTTATAAAAAATGTATTCGAAATTCTTCCAAGACATGCACTTCATGCACACACCTTGGGATTTATACACCCCACAACTAAAAAGGA
- a CDS encoding trimeric intracellular cation channel family protein: MHEQFNLIIEILGTISFAMSGSFAAMQKRLDPFGVLIIAFVTSVGGGTVRDLLLDIPVFWMHDLLTCGLIIATSVFSMVFKSVEKNFKVTLFIFDSFGLGLFTIIGVQKGLHLDIHPLICIGLGTITGCFGGIIRDILLNRIPLIFRKEIYASACIIGGSTFLLLTHFTNLSYTFIQIFTILMIVSVRTLAVKYHWQIPKFYGYESNSEM; encoded by the coding sequence ATGCACGAACAATTCAATCTTATTATAGAAATTCTTGGCACGATCTCATTTGCGATGTCGGGGAGTTTTGCTGCGATGCAGAAAAGGCTTGATCCGTTTGGTGTTTTAATTATTGCTTTTGTAACTTCCGTTGGTGGCGGTACGGTGAGAGATTTGCTTTTAGACATCCCGGTTTTTTGGATGCATGATCTTTTGACGTGTGGTTTAATCATAGCAACAAGTGTTTTCTCAATGGTATTTAAATCTGTTGAGAAAAATTTTAAAGTCACTTTATTTATTTTTGACAGCTTCGGATTGGGACTATTTACGATTATTGGTGTTCAGAAAGGTTTACATCTTGACATTCATCCTTTAATTTGTATTGGTTTGGGAACTATTACGGGATGTTTTGGTGGAATTATAAGGGATATTTTACTCAATAGAATTCCTTTAATTTTCAGAAAAGAAATCTATGCAAGTGCTTGTATAATTGGCGGTTCGACTTTTTTGTTACTGACTCATTTTACCAATCTTTCTTACACTTTTATTCAGATCTTCACTATTTTAATGATTGTAAGCGTGAGAACTTTAGCAGTGAAATACCATTGGCAGATCCCGAAATTTTATGGCTATGAAAGTAATTCGGAAATGTAA
- a CDS encoding DUF2892 domain-containing protein — protein sequence MNKYIKIAAAALLILGGLYMMIFTRNLGWGIVVFLLSALPIFLFFKNENILLAFWQLRKQNMVKASKFLNNIKDYKTELHKTQYGYYHYLQGLVLAQDHPTKVEPLMKKALEYGLNMKHDRAMATLNLAAGAISKGRRQEGQRLLDEAKALDTAGMMTDQIKMMKDQLKMPTMQKHIHNPHMRNRGKF from the coding sequence ATGAATAAATACATAAAAATCGCAGCAGCAGCACTTCTGATTTTAGGAGGTCTGTATATGATGATTTTCACAAGAAACTTAGGATGGGGAATCGTAGTTTTCCTTTTATCTGCTCTACCGATTTTCTTATTCTTTAAAAATGAAAATATCCTTTTGGCATTCTGGCAATTAAGAAAACAGAATATGGTAAAAGCTTCAAAGTTTTTAAACAATATTAAAGATTATAAAACGGAACTTCATAAAACGCAATACGGTTATTACCATTACTTACAAGGTTTGGTTTTGGCCCAGGATCATCCTACGAAAGTTGAACCTTTAATGAAAAAAGCTTTGGAATATGGTTTAAATATGAAACATGACAGAGCGATGGCTACTTTAAATTTAGCTGCCGGAGCGATCTCCAAAGGTAGAAGACAGGAAGGGCAGAGACTTTTGGATGAAGCAAAAGCGCTTGATACAGCGGGAATGATGACCGATCAAATCAAAATGATGAAAGATCAGCTGAAAATGCCGACGATGCAGAAACATATTCACAATCCTCATATGAGAAACAGAGGGAAGTTTTAA
- a CDS encoding TPM domain-containing protein, whose product MSHFLTDQQIASLVEAIQSAEDHSTGEIRVHIDSTTEVNNAETAFEVFNELCKDKTKEKNAVLFHINFEKKYLTIVGDTGIHAKVKQSYWDHLHDFITSEFAKGNYYKALKSAILETGLELKKHFPITGENHNELPNEITFS is encoded by the coding sequence ATGAGTCACTTTCTTACAGATCAACAAATAGCTTCCCTTGTGGAAGCTATTCAGTCGGCAGAAGACCATTCTACCGGAGAGATCCGGGTACACATAGATTCTACAACAGAAGTTAACAATGCAGAAACTGCTTTTGAAGTTTTCAATGAATTGTGTAAAGACAAAACCAAGGAAAAAAATGCGGTTCTCTTTCATATAAATTTTGAAAAAAAATACCTGACGATTGTTGGTGACACAGGAATTCATGCAAAAGTAAAGCAGTCGTACTGGGATCATCTTCATGATTTTATCACTTCGGAATTTGCAAAAGGCAATTATTATAAAGCTTTAAAAAGTGCTATTCTCGAAACCGGTCTCGAGCTCAAAAAACATTTTCCCATCACCGGAGAAAACCACAACGAACTACCCAATGAGATTACGTTCTCTTAA
- a CDS encoding D-alanine--D-alanine ligase, whose protein sequence is MSKKHVAVVMGGYSEEYKVSMKSGQLIYDSLDRDLYNVYKIVILKDEWFFFDEKENKLPVNKGDFSVNLHTNETLKFDVCFNIIHGTPGENGILQAYWDAIGQAYTGCDFYQSALTFNKKDTLAVLSKYGIPSAKSVYLRKGEDINVDEIIENLGIPVFVKPNQSGSSLGISKVKDSSELIAATEIAFKEDDEILIESFLDGMEVSVGVIDFKGETIVLGITEIVPTNEFFDYEAKYEGASEEITPARIDTETTKRVEEIAKRAYDSLGMSGFSRSEFILMDGIPYMLEMNTNPGFSPASILPQQAKIYGISIKDLCGNEVEKALQKKN, encoded by the coding sequence ATGAGCAAAAAACACGTTGCCGTGGTGATGGGAGGCTATTCTGAAGAATACAAAGTTTCCATGAAAAGTGGGCAGTTGATCTACGATTCTTTAGACAGAGATCTATATAATGTATACAAAATCGTTATTCTGAAAGATGAATGGTTTTTTTTTGATGAAAAAGAAAACAAACTTCCTGTAAACAAAGGAGATTTTTCGGTTAATTTACATACAAATGAAACTTTAAAATTTGATGTTTGCTTTAATATTATCCACGGAACTCCCGGCGAAAACGGTATTCTACAGGCATATTGGGACGCAATAGGACAAGCCTATACCGGATGCGATTTCTACCAAAGTGCTTTGACGTTTAATAAAAAAGATACTTTGGCAGTTTTATCAAAATACGGAATTCCTTCAGCGAAAAGTGTTTATTTAAGAAAAGGAGAAGATATCAATGTTGATGAAATCATCGAAAACCTTGGAATTCCCGTTTTTGTAAAACCCAATCAATCAGGCTCTTCATTAGGGATTTCTAAGGTAAAAGATTCTTCCGAACTGATTGCTGCGACTGAGATTGCCTTTAAAGAAGATGATGAAATATTAATTGAAAGCTTCCTCGACGGAATGGAAGTTTCTGTAGGTGTGATCGATTTCAAAGGAGAAACCATCGTTTTAGGAATTACAGAGATCGTTCCCACCAATGAATTCTTTGACTACGAAGCGAAATATGAAGGTGCTTCAGAAGAAATTACTCCCGCGAGAATTGATACTGAAACCACAAAACGAGTGGAGGAAATTGCAAAAAGAGCTTATGATTCTTTAGGAATGAGTGGTTTTTCAAGAAGTGAATTTATTCTAATGGATGGAATTCCGTATATGCTGGAAATGAATACCAATCCTGGATTTTCACCGGCAAGCATTCTTCCTCAACAGGCAAAAATCTACGGAATATCAATTAAAGATCTTTGCGGAAATGAAGTTGAAAAAGCTTTACAAAAGAAAAACTAG
- the coaD gene encoding pantetheine-phosphate adenylyltransferase — translation MKIAVFPGSFDPITLGHYDIIERAAALFDKVIIAIGQNSQKKYMFPIEKRMEFIQNSVAEFPNVEVDYFEGLTVDYCFEKNAQFILRGLRNPADFEFEKAIAHTNRTLAHKKLETVFLLTSSGKSFISSSIVREIINHGGEYELLVPEAVRVEK, via the coding sequence ATGAAAATTGCTGTTTTTCCTGGGTCTTTCGATCCGATAACATTAGGTCATTACGATATTATTGAGAGAGCTGCGGCACTTTTTGACAAAGTAATTATTGCCATCGGACAAAATTCTCAGAAGAAATATATGTTCCCAATCGAAAAAAGAATGGAATTTATACAAAACTCCGTTGCAGAATTTCCGAATGTTGAAGTAGATTATTTTGAAGGTTTAACCGTTGATTATTGTTTTGAGAAAAACGCTCAATTCATTTTAAGAGGCTTGCGAAATCCTGCAGATTTTGAATTTGAAAAAGCAATTGCACACACCAACAGAACGTTAGCCCACAAAAAACTCGAAACCGTTTTCTTATTGACCTCATCAGGAAAATCGTTTATCAGCAGCAGCATTGTAAGAGAAATCATTAATCATGGTGGAGAGTATGAATTATTGGTTCCCGAAGCCGTGCGAGTTGAAAAATAA
- a CDS encoding LemA family protein yields the protein MKNKGCLSAGTIGIALLIIVAVLFFWGKSGYNDFVTKEQTVNTKWSNVETVYQKRANLIPNLERTVKSYSKFEQETLTKVVEARSKATSINIDPTNMTEADLAKFQAAQGELSGALSRLMAVVESYPNLKADQQYINFQREYTAIENSIRTETVYYNGAAQDYNTSIKTFPNNILANFTNFKEKPYFKAAAGAEKAPEVFTE from the coding sequence ATGAAAAACAAAGGTTGCCTGAGCGCCGGAACGATCGGTATTGCTCTTTTAATTATCGTTGCGGTATTATTTTTTTGGGGAAAAAGCGGATACAATGATTTCGTCACCAAAGAGCAAACGGTAAATACAAAATGGTCTAATGTTGAAACCGTTTACCAAAAACGAGCTAACCTGATTCCTAATCTGGAAAGAACAGTAAAATCTTACTCTAAATTTGAGCAGGAAACTTTAACCAAAGTTGTGGAGGCACGTTCAAAAGCTACATCAATCAATATCGACCCTACTAATATGACCGAAGCCGATTTGGCTAAATTTCAGGCGGCACAGGGAGAATTATCCGGAGCATTGAGCAGATTAATGGCAGTTGTAGAATCTTATCCGAATTTGAAAGCTGATCAGCAATACATCAACTTCCAGAGAGAATACACTGCGATCGAAAACAGTATAAGAACAGAAACTGTTTATTATAACGGAGCAGCTCAGGATTACAATACTTCAATCAAGACATTCCCGAATAATATTCTCGCGAATTTTACCAATTTCAAAGAAAAACCATACTTCAAGGCAGCTGCAGGAGCAGAAAAAGCACCGGAAGTTTTTACAGAATAA
- a CDS encoding PASTA domain-containing protein: MLKSLFNWKVLVNLLVAIAVFVGLVWLTFRWLEYHTNHGQEIPVPNVVNKSVHDAVKILEDTGLDYEVDSATYNPKYRPFQVLKMFPAPGSRVKDGRAITLKVNPRSWAPVAVPDVINKYSGLAFQRLDQVGLKVGDTIFEPSIQKDAVLRILFKGNSLKPGTKIPRFSVIDVVVGSGPMRNITIPNVVGLTVKEAKAYIARNLFEVGIVDHEDGGNDDSDIVYYQDPAAGDARDQGMQIDLWASKKTPAELRSKIDQLNSMYRMRVDTTLPPIRYEEVPNFEDDPVNDAPPPPVTPKPVTPKPTVSANPKPVNNTKTSETKPKSTTGDAVKSSTVPATEKPKAKKAIIS, translated from the coding sequence ATGCTTAAATCACTTTTCAATTGGAAAGTTTTAGTTAATTTATTAGTAGCGATCGCAGTTTTCGTGGGGTTAGTCTGGCTTACATTTCGTTGGCTGGAGTATCATACAAACCACGGACAAGAGATTCCTGTTCCTAATGTTGTTAATAAATCTGTACATGACGCTGTCAAAATATTGGAAGACACAGGTCTCGATTACGAAGTAGACAGTGCAACCTATAACCCTAAATACAGACCTTTTCAGGTTTTAAAGATGTTTCCTGCGCCAGGATCACGTGTGAAAGACGGCAGAGCGATTACTTTAAAAGTGAACCCGCGAAGCTGGGCTCCTGTTGCGGTGCCTGATGTCATTAATAAGTATTCTGGTCTTGCCTTTCAGAGATTAGATCAGGTAGGACTTAAAGTGGGAGATACCATCTTCGAACCGAGTATTCAGAAGGATGCAGTTCTGAGAATTTTATTTAAAGGAAATTCATTGAAACCTGGAACGAAAATTCCTAGATTCTCTGTGATTGACGTTGTCGTAGGCTCCGGACCGATGAGAAATATCACCATACCAAATGTGGTGGGACTTACGGTAAAAGAAGCAAAAGCGTACATCGCGAGAAATCTTTTTGAAGTCGGTATTGTAGACCATGAAGACGGAGGAAATGATGATTCAGATATAGTTTATTATCAGGATCCTGCTGCAGGTGACGCCCGAGATCAGGGTATGCAAATAGATCTTTGGGCCAGCAAGAAGACTCCTGCTGAGCTTAGAAGCAAAATCGATCAGCTAAATTCTATGTATCGAATGAGAGTTGATACTACATTGCCACCGATAAGATATGAGGAAGTTCCTAACTTTGAGGATGATCCTGTAAATGATGCTCCGCCACCGCCGGTTACTCCAAAACCCGTTACCCCGAAGCCTACAGTGTCAGCAAATCCTAAACCTGTAAATAATACGAAGACATCGGAAACGAAGCCTAAAAGTACAACCGGAGATGCAGTGAAATCATCAACGGTACCTGCAACGGAAAAACCAAAAGCAAAGAAAGCTATTATCAGTTAG
- a CDS encoding dihydrofolate reductase, which produces MTTIVVAMGEKNEIGADNQLLWHLPKDLKHFKDLTSGHPIIMGRKTYESIGKALPNRTNIVISRKKNWFEEGILIVGSIKEAVKFAKKIDENIFIIGGGNIYEQTMEITDRLEVTLVKAELKADTFFPKIDPKIWKLSEEVFHEKDEKNQYDFYFQTYEKIKTE; this is translated from the coding sequence ATGACAACAATAGTGGTCGCAATGGGCGAGAAAAACGAAATTGGTGCTGATAACCAATTGCTTTGGCATCTTCCAAAAGATTTAAAACATTTCAAAGATCTCACATCGGGACATCCCATTATTATGGGTAGGAAAACTTATGAGAGTATTGGGAAAGCACTGCCAAACCGTACCAATATTGTGATTTCGAGAAAGAAAAACTGGTTTGAAGAAGGTATTTTAATTGTCGGAAGCATCAAAGAAGCTGTAAAATTTGCAAAGAAAATTGATGAAAATATTTTCATCATCGGTGGCGGAAATATCTACGAACAGACAATGGAAATTACTGACCGATTAGAAGTTACTCTCGTGAAGGCTGAGTTGAAAGCCGATACTTTTTTCCCTAAAATCGATCCTAAAATCTGGAAGTTATCTGAAGAGGTTTTTCATGAAAAAGACGAAAAAAATCAGTACGATTTCTATTTTCAGACTTACGAAAAAATAAAGACGGAATAG